In Rattus rattus isolate New Zealand chromosome 9, Rrattus_CSIRO_v1, whole genome shotgun sequence, a genomic segment contains:
- the Sowaha gene encoding ankyrin repeat domain-containing protein SOWAHA has translation MALAAAAAAAAAAAGVSQAAVLGFLREHGGQVRNSELLSRFKPLLDAGDPRGRAARRDRFKKFVNNVAVVKELDGVKFVVLRKKPRPPEEPEAPLPSNPGVPDALAECAAVPAEDSCAPGAPHSPQPLGERQEDWSAPSEIQHTSETPPSGVTLVEAPSDSEPQPREPENPELPQSLEVASELARPASVPSGLVLSSTESPGQEPAPPTAQVPPKKPCMLPVRCVVPGPAALRIRAEEQGLRRQRSEEPSPRGSPMLLRRLSVEESGLGLHLGPGRSPHLRRLSRAGPRLLSPDMEEVPIAPPPPPAVPLEPTEHEWLVRTASGRWSHQLHGLLLRDCGLAAKRDFMSGFTALHWAAKSGDREMALQLVEVARRGGAPVDVNARSHGGYTPLHLAALHGHEDAAVLLVVRLGAQVHVRDYSGRRAYQYLRPGSSYALRRLLGDPGLRSTTEPDAASGGGGSLVSRHPVQVAATILGSTTSAFLGVLADDLMLQDLARGLKKSSSFSKFLGASPMAPRKKTKIRGGLPSFTEISRRPTPGPLAGLVPSLPPPT, from the coding sequence ATGGCGCTGGCAGCAGCCGCTGCTGCGGCCGCCGCCGCGGCAGGGGTGAGCCAGGCGGCGGTGCTGGGCTTCCTGCGGGAGCACGGCGGGCAGGTGCGCAACTCCGAGCTGCTGAGCCGCTTCAAGCCGCTGCTGGACGCTGGGGACCCACGGGGCCGCGCGGCCCGTAGGGACCGCTTCAAGAAGTTCGTCAACAACGTGGCCGTGGTGAAGGAGCTGGACGGGGTCAAGTTCGTGGTGCTGAGAAAGAAGCCCCGGCCGCCGGAAGAACCCGAGGCCCCACTCCCCTCCAACCCTGGGGTGCCAGACGCGCTGGCCGAGTGCGCTGCTGTCCCAGCGGAGGACAGCTGTGCCCCAGGAGCTCCCCACTCCCCACAGCCATTGGGAGAACGGCAGGAGGACTGGTCCGCACCATCTGAGATACAGCACACCTCTGAGACCCCACCCTCCGGGGTCACCCTGGTTGAGGCTCCATCAGACTCAGAGCCACAGCCCAGGGAACCCGAGAATCCAGAGCTACCTCAGTCCTTGGAGGTAGCGTCCGAGCTAGCCCGACCCGCCAGCGTGCCCTCCGGGCTGGTCCTGTCGAGCACAGAGTCGCCAGGCCAGGAGCCTGCACCTCCCACGGCGCAAGTGCCACCGAAGAAGCCTTGCATGCTGCCGGTGCGCTGCGTCGTCCCTGGCCCCGCGGCGCTGCGGATCCGCGCGGAGGAGCAGGGCCTGCGCCGGCAGCGGTCGGAGGAGCCGAGCCCGAGGGGCTCCCCGATGCTTCTGCGGAGGCTCTCGGTAGAGGAGTCGGGTCTGGGACTTCACCTGGGACCTGGCCGCTCCCCGCATCTCAGGCGCCTGTCGCGCGCCGGCCCCCGCCTGCTAAGTCCGGACATGGAGGAGGTGCCCATCGCGCCGCCACCGCCACCCGCGGTGCCCCTGGAGCCCACGGAGCACGAATGGCTCGTGCGCACGGCCAGCGGTCGTTGGAGCCACCAGCTACACGGGCTGCTCCTGCGGGACTGTGGCCTGGCTGCCAAGCGCGACTTCATGTCGGGCTTCACCGCCCTACACTGGGCAGCCAAGAGCGGCGACCGGGAGATGGCTCTACAGCTGGTGGAGGTGGCGCGGCGTGGGGGCGCGCCCGTGGACGTGAACGCGCGCTCGCACGGTGGCTACACGCCGCTGCACCTGGCGGCTCTGCACGGCCACGAGGATGCCGCTGTGCTGCTAGTGGTGCGCCTGGGCGCCCAAGTGCACGTCCGCGACTACAGCGGCCGGCGAGCCTACCAGTACCTGCGGCCTGGCTCCTCCTACGCGCTGAGGCGTTTACTAGGTGACCCTGGCCTGCGATCTACGACGGAGCCTGATGCGGCCAGTGGTGGCGGTGGGAGCCTTGTGTCTCGGCACCCCGTGCAGGTGGCCGCCACCATCCTCGGCTCCACCACTAGCGCGTTTCTGGGCGTCCTGGCTGATGACTTGATGCTCCAGGACCTGGCCCGTGGCTTAAAGAAATCAAGCTCCTTCAGCAAGTTCTTGGGTGCCTCGCCCATGGCTCCCCGAAAAAAGACCAAGATTCGTGGTGGCCTGCCATCCTTCACCGAAATCTCTCGTCGACCCACTCCAGGACCTTTAGCTGGTTTAGTGCCAAGTCTGCCCCCTCCAACCTGA